From the Chloroflexus aurantiacus J-10-fl genome, one window contains:
- a CDS encoding glutathione peroxidase: MTIYQFSAQRIDGSTQSLADFRGQVLLIVNVASMCGLAPQYAGLEQLYRRYRDQGFTVLGFPSNQFMQEPRNNEAIAEFCERTYQVTFPLFAKIDVNGPNEHPLFTYLKTQLPGLFGSTAIKWNFTKFLVDRNGKPYRRYAPTDLPSQIEDDIVLLLRQQPKSLSA, translated from the coding sequence ATGACTATCTATCAGTTCTCCGCACAACGAATTGACGGTTCAACCCAATCACTGGCCGACTTTCGCGGTCAGGTGTTGCTGATTGTTAATGTAGCCAGCATGTGTGGTTTGGCTCCTCAATATGCGGGTCTCGAACAGCTTTATCGTCGTTATCGCGACCAGGGCTTCACAGTATTGGGCTTTCCGAGCAACCAGTTTATGCAGGAACCACGCAATAATGAAGCAATTGCCGAATTTTGTGAGCGTACATATCAGGTGACCTTCCCCCTCTTTGCCAAAATTGATGTCAACGGGCCGAACGAACACCCGTTATTTACCTATTTGAAGACTCAATTGCCCGGTCTATTTGGCAGCACAGCGATCAAATGGAACTTCACGAAATTCCTGGTTGATCGCAATGGCAAGCCATACCGCCGGTACGCACCGACCGATCTGCCATCGCAGATCGAAGACGACATCGTGTTGCTCCTGCGTCAACAGCCCAAATCTTTGAGTGCATAG
- a CDS encoding energy-coupling factor ABC transporter permease — translation MWWQSLLDHWILALHIPDGFLHAPVALLWWVPTVIMIGLALRAVQQSAAERTVPLMSVLAAAIFAAQMLNFPIVGGTSGHLLGGVLAAIVLGPWAGMVVMTCVIVLQAIVFQDGGIVAMGANIFNMGIATAAIGGWIARPLLVQDHAFTTNRLRIALVATATGWLSVMVAAVLTSAQLVLSDLPAGIVFPAMLGVHALIGIGEGVLTAAALLALVTARPDILQPGDTPTPMRTQLLTAGVFIAALLAVLAPLASPDPDGLERVAEDVGFLDRALDAPYQIMPDYTVPLLGETPLSTIVSGLIGVIITVGIVWGIAVMLRARRPSRS, via the coding sequence ATGTGGTGGCAATCGCTTCTCGATCACTGGATTCTTGCGCTTCACATTCCTGACGGGTTTCTGCACGCACCCGTTGCCCTACTCTGGTGGGTGCCAACGGTGATTATGATCGGTCTTGCCCTACGCGCCGTGCAACAATCGGCTGCCGAACGCACCGTCCCCCTGATGAGTGTCCTGGCTGCGGCTATCTTCGCCGCACAGATGCTGAATTTCCCCATTGTCGGTGGTACATCCGGTCACCTCCTGGGTGGTGTGCTTGCTGCTATCGTCCTGGGGCCATGGGCCGGTATGGTCGTGATGACATGTGTGATTGTCCTTCAGGCCATTGTGTTTCAAGATGGCGGTATCGTGGCTATGGGGGCCAATATCTTCAACATGGGGATTGCCACCGCCGCGATTGGTGGCTGGATCGCCCGTCCCCTGCTGGTTCAGGATCATGCCTTCACCACCAATCGACTCCGTATTGCCCTGGTTGCTACCGCTACCGGCTGGTTGTCGGTGATGGTCGCCGCCGTTCTTACCTCTGCGCAACTCGTGCTCTCTGACCTGCCGGCAGGAATCGTCTTTCCGGCGATGCTCGGCGTCCATGCACTGATTGGGATTGGCGAAGGAGTATTGACGGCGGCTGCGTTGCTCGCCCTGGTCACGGCCCGGCCAGACATCCTGCAGCCAGGCGATACGCCAACCCCGATGCGCACCCAGTTGCTAACAGCAGGTGTGTTCATCGCTGCTCTGCTTGCCGTGCTTGCACCGCTTGCCTCTCCCGACCCGGATGGGCTTGAGCGGGTCGCTGAAGATGTCGGGTTCCTTGATCGTGCCCTCGACGCACCATACCAGATTATGCCCGACTATACCGTCCCATTGCTCGGCGAGACTCCACTCTCGACGATTGTCTCCGGTCTCATCGGGGTCATCATCACAGTTGGCATCGTGTGGGGCATTGCTGTCATGCTCCGCGCCCGCAGGCCATCACGCTCGTAA
- a CDS encoding energy-coupling factor ABC transporter ATP-binding protein, which translates to MIELTQLWYRYPDHTPALRGINLTVAAGEKVALLGVNGAGKSTLLLHLNGTLHPERGTVVVNGTPVTKQTVRQVRAMVGLVFQNPDDQLFSATVGDDVAFGPQYMGLPPADVTQRVHQALVAVGMQGFEQRPPHRLSLGQRKRVALATVLAMQPAILALDEPSAGLDPRARRELIELLHALPQTMIIATHDLDLVADLAPRAIVMADGQIVADEATTTLLADQHRLYEFGLR; encoded by the coding sequence ATGATTGAACTAACCCAGCTCTGGTATCGCTACCCCGATCACACACCGGCCCTGCGTGGGATCAACCTGACCGTCGCCGCAGGCGAAAAAGTCGCCCTGCTCGGCGTTAATGGTGCCGGCAAAAGCACGCTGCTCCTCCACCTCAACGGAACGCTCCATCCAGAACGCGGAACCGTGGTCGTCAACGGGACACCGGTCACAAAACAGACCGTGCGCCAGGTGCGGGCAATGGTCGGGCTGGTCTTTCAAAACCCCGATGACCAGCTCTTCTCGGCAACCGTCGGTGATGATGTCGCATTCGGGCCGCAGTATATGGGGCTACCGCCGGCAGATGTCACCCAACGAGTACACCAGGCGCTGGTGGCAGTCGGCATGCAGGGATTCGAGCAGCGCCCGCCCCATCGCCTCAGTCTCGGTCAACGCAAGCGGGTCGCTCTGGCCACGGTGCTGGCGATGCAACCGGCCATCCTCGCCCTCGATGAACCGTCTGCCGGCCTTGATCCGCGTGCCCGCCGCGAACTGATCGAACTCCTCCACGCCCTCCCCCAAACGATGATCATCGCCACGCATGACCTTGACCTGGTAGCCGATCTCGCGCCACGTGCGATTGTCATGGCCGATGGGCAGATCGTCGCCGATGAAGCGACGACAACCCTGCTTGCCGATCAGCACCGTCTGTATGAATTCGGTTTGCGATAG
- a CDS encoding TlyA family rRNA (cytidine-2'-O)-methyltransferase has translation MPRQRLDQVLVSRGLAETRARAQALIMAGQVLVNGQVQTKAGTLIADDASVEVRTGLPYVSRGGFKLAHALDQFALDPTGLTALDVGASTGGFTDVLLQRGAGRVFAVDVGYGILDHRLRNDPRVVALERTNIRHLTALPANTLADCAVIDVSFISLRLVLPAVQRLVTPTAWIVALIKPQFEAGPKHVGKGGVVRDPAVHAQVIRDILSFARDCGLNPAALTRSPITGPAGNVEFLALFHPARPTLDSERAIASVVHTH, from the coding sequence ATGCCCCGTCAGCGCCTCGATCAGGTACTGGTTAGTCGTGGATTGGCTGAAACACGGGCACGGGCGCAGGCATTGATCATGGCCGGCCAGGTGCTGGTGAATGGTCAGGTACAGACCAAGGCCGGGACGCTGATCGCTGACGATGCCAGTGTTGAGGTGCGTACCGGCTTGCCGTATGTCAGTCGTGGTGGTTTTAAACTGGCCCATGCCCTTGATCAATTTGCGCTTGATCCGACAGGCCTGACCGCGCTGGATGTTGGTGCCTCGACCGGTGGTTTTACCGATGTCCTGCTGCAACGGGGGGCCGGGCGCGTCTTCGCGGTTGATGTTGGATACGGCATTCTCGATCACCGTTTACGGAATGACCCGCGCGTCGTGGCGCTTGAACGAACGAACATTCGCCATCTGACGGCGCTGCCGGCCAATACGTTGGCCGACTGTGCCGTGATCGACGTGAGCTTCATCTCGTTGCGCCTGGTTCTGCCGGCAGTGCAGCGGCTCGTGACGCCGACAGCCTGGATCGTTGCACTGATTAAGCCGCAATTTGAAGCAGGGCCAAAGCATGTCGGCAAAGGCGGTGTGGTACGTGATCCCGCAGTGCACGCGCAGGTCATTCGCGATATTCTCAGCTTCGCACGCGACTGTGGACTCAATCCGGCGGCCCTGACCCGATCCCCGATTACCGGCCCTGCCGGCAATGTTGAATTCCTGGCCCTCTTTCACCCGGCCCGCCCCACGCTCGATAGCGAACGGGCAATCGCCTCAGTAGTACACACGCATTGA
- a CDS encoding carbohydrate-binding domain-containing protein, which yields MLDATTRSPTLTIRARGTAAGGVWPSMALRINGAIVQRWTVTSTTFQTYTYTHPTPLDADQTIDLLFENDGVVGNDDRNLFIDTIQIGSQVISAGQRGVSYDRGALDGRDVYASTGALPWQGALRLTERYTYDSVGNLTRKADLPITYGTTGNGPHRPTTIGGQEVRADAAGNLTTVNGRQIVWNARGLPASVSTAGVSEQYGYDATGARVTVISNGVRQRVVGGLWEHHGTSMRHVYTLGQRLVGVRDVTSGTRTFLHLDHLGSISVATTAQGSVIRQEDDPWGAVRVPAVQAGHVPITATNRASTGQTRDASGLL from the coding sequence GTGCTTGATGCCACCACCCGCAGTCCGACCCTGACCATCCGGGCACGGGGCACCGCAGCCGGCGGGGTCTGGCCGAGCATGGCCCTGCGGATTAACGGCGCCATCGTCCAGCGCTGGACGGTCACCAGCACGACCTTTCAGACCTATACCTATACCCACCCAACCCCCCTCGACGCCGATCAGACCATTGACCTGCTCTTCGAGAACGATGGTGTGGTGGGCAACGACGACCGCAATCTCTTCATTGACACCATTCAGATCGGCTCCCAGGTCATCAGCGCCGGCCAGCGGGGGGTCAGCTATGACCGGGGGGCACTTGATGGGCGCGACGTGTACGCCAGCACGGGCGCGCTCCCCTGGCAGGGCGCACTCCGGCTCACCGAGCGGTATACGTATGACAGCGTGGGCAATCTGACCCGGAAAGCAGACCTGCCGATCACCTATGGCACCACCGGGAATGGCCCGCACCGACCGACGACCATCGGTGGGCAGGAGGTGCGGGCCGACGCGGCAGGCAATCTCACGACGGTGAATGGGCGGCAGATTGTCTGGAACGCCCGCGGGTTACCGGCCAGCGTGAGCACAGCCGGCGTCAGTGAGCAATATGGCTATGATGCGACCGGCGCGCGAGTCACGGTCATCAGCAACGGGGTCCGCCAGCGCGTCGTCGGGGGCCTCTGGGAACACCACGGCACCAGCATGCGCCATGTCTATACGCTTGGGCAGCGGCTGGTCGGCGTGCGTGACGTCACCAGTGGCACGCGTACCTTCCTCCACCTGGATCACCTGGGCAGTATCAGCGTTGCCACCACGGCCCAGGGGAGCGTCATCCGGCAGGAGGATGACCCGTGGGGCGCAGTACGGGTGCCGGCCGTCCAGGCCGGCCACGTCCCGATCACGGCGACGAATCGAGCGTCTACCGGCCAAACGCGTGATGCCAGTGGATTATTGTAG
- the cbiQ gene encoding cobalt ECF transporter T component CbiQ, translating to MQAGYTAGDGRVKTGLALGFVLTMAWIPVAAWDALLLAAGVLWGTLWWCRVGVWTIWRRSLIAVPFVLTALTLVVSQPGTPLVSITVGQQAIIATDGGIAAAATVLIKAWLSVQAMLTLMATTHFSEVVQTGAALRLPPILLAILDMTYRYLFIMHEEAIRMLRARDSRCAAIPGYRHGQTLRWRARITGQMIATLVIRAYERSERVYAAMLARGYTGHPLRTTHPPLRGSEYALLGGGFVVFASILVIAYT from the coding sequence ATGCAGGCAGGGTATACCGCTGGAGACGGACGAGTCAAGACCGGGCTGGCCCTCGGATTTGTGCTCACGATGGCGTGGATTCCGGTGGCAGCGTGGGATGCATTGCTGCTGGCAGCCGGTGTCCTGTGGGGAACACTCTGGTGGTGCCGGGTCGGCGTATGGACGATCTGGCGCCGGTCGCTGATTGCCGTGCCATTCGTCCTGACCGCGCTCACCCTCGTGGTGTCACAACCCGGTACACCACTGGTGAGCATCACGGTCGGGCAACAGGCCATCATCGCCACCGACGGTGGCATCGCTGCCGCCGCCACCGTCCTCATCAAAGCCTGGCTCTCAGTGCAGGCAATGCTGACGCTCATGGCAACCACACATTTCAGCGAGGTTGTGCAGACCGGTGCTGCCCTTCGTTTGCCGCCGATCCTGCTGGCTATCCTGGACATGACCTACCGCTATCTGTTCATTATGCACGAGGAAGCGATCCGTATGCTGCGGGCACGCGACAGCCGCTGCGCCGCCATTCCCGGCTACCGCCATGGTCAGACCCTCCGCTGGCGGGCACGGATCACCGGCCAGATGATTGCCACCCTCGTGATCCGTGCCTACGAGCGGAGTGAGCGGGTCTACGCGGCAATGCTGGCCCGCGGCTACACTGGTCATCCCCTGCGTACCACCCATCCCCCACTCCGGGGGAGCGAGTATGCGCTGCTCGGTGGTGGATTCGTGGTCTTCGCAAGTATCCTTGTCATTGCCTACACCTGA
- a CDS encoding DUF6881 domain-containing protein codes for MITSRAGRIETPSKLADEPVEFSHELDEPGWELRRIEIVAGGHAAVAPRHDQSEQLWQQDAPAGR; via the coding sequence ATGATCACGTCGCGCGCTGGGAGGATTGAAACACCATCTAAGCTAGCAGATGAACCCGTTGAGTTCTCTCATGAACTCGACGAGCCTGGATGGGAACTGCGCAGGATCGAAATCGTTGCGGGTGGTCACGCAGCAGTTGCCCCGCGGCATGATCAGAGCGAGCAGCTCTGGCAACAGGACGCTCCCGCTGGCCGATAG
- a CDS encoding NUDIX domain-containing protein codes for MYRQHSFCSFCGHPFAEHQPWPRLCANCGSTTYRNPLPVVLLLQPVDDGLLLIRRAAYPRRGQLALPGGFIEMGERWQDAAARELHEEAGVEVDPALISDFAVRSTSDGYLLVFGLGPLLRSEDLPRFLPNSEAAERVIVTAPIELAFPLHTEMVARFFTQLRQWRPLT; via the coding sequence ATGTATCGCCAACATTCGTTCTGTTCATTTTGCGGTCACCCCTTCGCCGAGCATCAGCCATGGCCACGATTGTGTGCCAACTGTGGAAGCACAACCTATCGCAACCCCTTACCGGTTGTGTTATTGTTGCAGCCGGTTGATGATGGCCTGCTCCTGATTCGACGCGCTGCCTATCCACGGCGTGGGCAATTAGCACTGCCGGGTGGGTTTATCGAGATGGGTGAGCGCTGGCAGGATGCGGCTGCGCGCGAGCTGCACGAAGAAGCCGGGGTTGAGGTTGATCCGGCATTGATCAGCGATTTTGCGGTACGCAGCACCTCTGACGGCTATTTGCTGGTATTTGGGTTGGGGCCACTGTTGCGGAGTGAGGATTTGCCCCGCTTTCTGCCAAACAGTGAAGCTGCGGAACGGGTGATTGTCACTGCGCCGATTGAGCTGGCCTTCCCGCTGCATACCGAGATGGTTGCGCGCTTCTTTACGCAGCTCCGGCAGTGGCGTCCTCTTACCTGA
- the bchE gene encoding magnesium-protoporphyrin IX monomethyl ester anaerobic oxidative cyclase: MRIMMIQPNYHAGGAEIAGNWPPSWVAYIGGALRAAGFDNLRFVDAMTEDLPDEKLRLILRHNRPDVVMATAITPMIYKAQETLKIAREELPNARLILGGIHPTFMYGQVLTEAPWIDYIVRGEGEEIIVELMQAIAYGSDQRDRVKIRGIAYLEDGKVVATPARDPIADLDKLTPDWSLYDWKRYIYVPLNVRVAVPNFARGCPFTCRFCSQWKFWRRYRARSPQKFVDEIETLVRDYNVGFFILADEEPTINRKKFTALCEELIRRQVRVYWGINTRVTDILRDEAQLPLWRAAGLVHISLGTEAAAQMNLDRFRKQTTIEQNKRAIELIKKHGMVAEAQFIMGMENETPETIEETYRYVLDWKPDMANWNMYTPWPFAELFEELGDRVEVRDYAKYNFVTPIMKPDLMDREEVLKGVLRNYARFYMRKAFLEYPFIKDPFKRRYMLGCLRAFMKTTVTRRFYDLGRVHVRGTQLEIDLGFDESRVLTPEQIAALKEQKVLHADTTFGGAAPGIDPEEIKIQAENPLNLPLEAASVNPGSESETRSA, from the coding sequence ATGCGGATCATGATGATCCAGCCGAATTACCATGCTGGTGGAGCAGAGATTGCCGGCAACTGGCCACCGAGCTGGGTGGCGTACATTGGCGGGGCTTTACGGGCAGCAGGTTTTGATAACCTGCGCTTTGTTGATGCCATGACCGAAGACCTGCCTGACGAGAAGCTACGTCTTATCTTGCGCCACAATCGCCCTGATGTTGTCATGGCGACGGCGATCACGCCGATGATCTACAAAGCCCAGGAGACGCTCAAGATTGCCCGCGAAGAACTACCAAATGCCCGGCTGATCCTCGGTGGTATCCATCCGACCTTTATGTATGGTCAGGTGCTGACTGAAGCGCCCTGGATCGACTATATCGTGCGTGGCGAAGGTGAAGAGATTATTGTCGAGTTGATGCAGGCCATCGCCTATGGTAGCGATCAGCGTGACCGGGTAAAGATTCGCGGGATTGCCTACCTCGAAGATGGCAAAGTCGTGGCGACGCCGGCCCGTGATCCGATTGCTGACCTCGACAAACTGACACCGGATTGGAGCCTCTACGACTGGAAGCGCTACATCTACGTGCCGTTGAATGTGCGCGTGGCCGTGCCCAACTTCGCACGTGGATGTCCGTTCACATGCCGATTCTGTTCACAGTGGAAATTCTGGCGCCGTTACCGTGCGCGCAGCCCACAGAAATTTGTTGATGAAATCGAGACACTGGTACGTGATTACAATGTTGGCTTCTTCATCCTGGCTGATGAAGAACCGACAATCAACCGCAAGAAATTCACTGCCCTCTGCGAAGAATTGATACGGCGTCAGGTACGAGTCTACTGGGGCATCAACACGCGGGTGACCGACATTTTGCGCGATGAAGCGCAGTTACCGCTCTGGCGAGCGGCGGGATTGGTGCATATTTCGCTCGGTACCGAGGCGGCAGCCCAGATGAATCTCGACCGCTTCCGCAAACAGACCACCATTGAACAGAATAAACGGGCAATCGAACTGATTAAGAAGCACGGCATGGTGGCTGAAGCCCAGTTCATCATGGGTATGGAGAACGAGACGCCGGAGACCATCGAGGAGACCTATCGTTACGTCCTCGACTGGAAGCCGGATATGGCGAACTGGAACATGTACACCCCGTGGCCATTTGCGGAACTATTTGAGGAACTGGGCGACCGGGTTGAGGTGCGTGATTACGCCAAATACAACTTCGTGACTCCGATCATGAAGCCTGATTTGATGGATCGGGAAGAGGTATTGAAAGGCGTCCTCCGCAACTATGCACGCTTCTACATGCGTAAGGCGTTTCTCGAATACCCGTTTATCAAAGACCCCTTCAAGCGCCGCTATATGTTGGGTTGTTTACGTGCCTTTATGAAGACGACGGTCACCCGCCGCTTCTACGATCTGGGTCGTGTGCATGTGCGCGGCACACAGCTTGAGATTGATCTGGGTTTCGACGAGTCACGTGTGTTGACGCCAGAGCAGATCGCTGCGCTGAAAGAGCAGAAAGTATTGCATGCCGATACCACCTTTGGTGGCGCAGCACCCGGCATCGATCCAGAGGAGATCAAGATTCAAGCGGAAAACCCACTCAACTTACCGCTTGAGGCAGCAAGCGTCAACCCCGGTAGCGAATCCGAGACTCGCTCAGCCTGA
- the bchJ gene encoding bacteriochlorophyll 4-vinyl reductase yields the protein MQEVATEARIGPNSIIQTVAAARAQYGEEAVADWLRRTGRGHLLEAMPDHMLPESEFGDLIADLRFWLGVSAAADVLAQSGDLTAQYVATHRVPVPIRWLLPRLPVGLALRIFLPAIARHAWTFAGSGRFGYTLQPAWRLTLADSVEARGVRATEPVCAYYRAAFEGLLRRVVCDRLRVHEVACRAMGTGRCEFAVELSR from the coding sequence ATGCAAGAGGTTGCTACGGAAGCTCGAATTGGGCCAAATTCGATCATTCAGACTGTTGCAGCAGCGCGTGCTCAGTACGGTGAAGAGGCAGTTGCGGACTGGCTGCGGCGAACAGGGCGTGGACATTTGCTGGAGGCGATGCCCGACCATATGCTGCCAGAGAGCGAATTTGGTGACCTGATTGCCGATCTGCGTTTCTGGTTAGGGGTATCGGCAGCAGCAGATGTGCTCGCGCAATCTGGTGACTTGACTGCGCAGTATGTGGCAACACACCGCGTACCGGTGCCAATTCGCTGGTTACTTCCCCGTTTGCCGGTTGGACTCGCCCTGCGCATCTTTCTGCCCGCTATTGCCCGTCATGCCTGGACGTTTGCCGGGAGTGGACGGTTCGGCTACACGTTGCAGCCCGCATGGCGTTTGACCCTGGCCGATAGTGTTGAAGCCCGTGGGGTACGCGCTACCGAACCGGTATGTGCCTACTATCGGGCTGCGTTCGAGGGCTTACTGCGCCGGGTGGTCTGTGATCGATTGCGGGTACACGAGGTGGCGTGCCGGGCGATGGGAACGGGCCGGTGTGAGTTTGCAGTGGAGTTGAGCAGATGA